A single window of Herpetosiphon gulosus DNA harbors:
- the cobU gene encoding bifunctional adenosylcobinamide kinase/adenosylcobinamide-phosphate guanylyltransferase produces MAQLILFTGGARSGKSWRAEQYASQQAEHIVYIATAQAGDAEMQHRIDLHQSQRPSHWQTIEAPLVASQTLAQLPIGSVVLLDCLTLLVSNLLLANEIRPEPIVQAEIQAILAAQQARDLHLIVVTNEVGMGIVPAYALGRVYRDLIGRANQQIAAAANAVYLVVAGMPIDIRQLQAAWAK; encoded by the coding sequence ATGGCCCAATTAATTCTATTCACGGGCGGCGCTCGCAGCGGCAAAAGCTGGCGAGCTGAACAATATGCCAGTCAACAAGCCGAGCATATCGTTTATATCGCCACTGCTCAGGCTGGCGATGCTGAAATGCAACACCGGATTGACCTGCACCAATCCCAACGCCCCAGCCATTGGCAAACCATCGAAGCACCACTGGTGGCCAGCCAAACTCTAGCGCAACTCCCAATTGGTAGCGTGGTGTTGCTCGATTGTCTAACCTTGCTGGTGAGCAACCTGTTGCTTGCCAATGAAATCCGGCCCGAACCGATAGTGCAAGCCGAAATTCAGGCAATCTTGGCGGCTCAGCAAGCCCGTGATTTACACTTGATTGTTGTGACCAATGAAGTTGGTATGGGCATTGTACCCGCCTATGCCTTGGGTCGAGTCTATCGCGACCTGATTGGGCGGGCCAACCAGCAAATCGCCGCCGCTGCCAACGCAGTTTATCTGGTTGTAGCGGGCATGCCCATCGACATTCGCCAACTGCAAGCAGCGTGGGCCAAGTAA